From Butyricimonas paravirosa, one genomic window encodes:
- a CDS encoding tetratricopeptide repeat protein, translating into MKKLSFIIALLLCVNISFAQKGKVTSAVSFFTQGKLDKAKELIDEAIGHENCVNWAKAYMVRGQIYQAIFETQDENYKKLSKDPLSVAWDSYQKVIQLDDKNKFEKDLKTQYANLVIDFTNQGVVCYNQGMKTDDTKDFKDAVNNFKRVLEINESPLGTQKVDTTVIYNAGVAAHKAGDLDEAIKFYKKSLELNYEAGKIYAMVANILLGQSRAANEAGDSVTGKAKQEEAVNFLHEGHKLYPDDNYMLVELINYYLMGDTPAKAEEFLDAAIKQEPNKAEYYRAKGSLYEKLNQPEKAEAMYIKTLELNPNDFFAQYNLGNIHLNRVIEDHKVVQDIVDAKEYNAALDKVMEKYEAVIPYFEKALELNPNDKNTLTTLKELYFRLRTKNKVYQEKYDKTMEALNSL; encoded by the coding sequence ATGAAAAAACTATCTTTTATCATTGCCCTTCTGCTTTGCGTGAATATATCTTTCGCGCAAAAGGGGAAAGTAACATCGGCTGTTAGCTTTTTCACGCAGGGAAAGCTGGATAAAGCGAAAGAGCTGATAGATGAAGCTATTGGCCATGAGAATTGCGTAAACTGGGCGAAAGCTTATATGGTTAGAGGACAAATCTATCAAGCGATCTTCGAAACTCAGGATGAGAATTACAAAAAACTCTCCAAAGATCCGTTAAGTGTAGCTTGGGACTCGTATCAAAAAGTTATCCAACTGGACGATAAGAATAAATTCGAGAAAGATTTAAAGACCCAGTATGCTAACTTGGTTATAGACTTTACTAACCAAGGTGTTGTTTGTTACAATCAAGGAATGAAAACAGATGATACCAAAGATTTTAAAGATGCTGTAAACAATTTTAAACGAGTATTGGAAATCAATGAATCCCCGTTAGGAACACAAAAAGTAGACACGACCGTCATCTATAATGCTGGAGTTGCTGCACACAAAGCCGGAGACCTAGATGAAGCAATTAAATTCTATAAGAAATCTCTGGAATTGAATTATGAAGCCGGAAAGATTTACGCGATGGTGGCAAATATCCTTCTAGGACAAAGCCGTGCCGCTAATGAGGCCGGAGATTCTGTTACTGGAAAAGCAAAACAGGAAGAAGCTGTTAATTTTTTACATGAAGGACACAAATTGTATCCGGATGATAACTATATGCTGGTTGAGTTAATCAACTATTACTTGATGGGTGATACTCCGGCTAAAGCTGAAGAGTTCCTGGATGCTGCCATTAAACAAGAGCCGAATAAAGCTGAATATTACAGAGCTAAAGGATCTTTATACGAAAAATTAAATCAACCAGAAAAGGCTGAGGCAATGTATATCAAGACTTTGGAACTGAATCCGAATGATTTCTTCGCACAATATAACTTGGGTAACATTCATTTGAACCGGGTTATTGAAGATCATAAAGTTGTACAGGATATCGTTGATGCAAAGGAATATAACGCTGCCTTGGATAAGGTTATGGAGAAATATGAGGCTGTAATTCCTTATTTTGAAAAAGCATTGGAATTAAATCCTAATGACAAGAATACGTTGACTACGTTGAAAGAATTATATTTCCGCTTGAGAACAAAAAATAAAGTTTATCAAGAGAAGTATGACAAGACAATGGAGGCTTTGAATAGCTTGTAA
- a CDS encoding DUF3078 domain-containing protein encodes MPKLSHSYVLPLKHNKRDSLYHTRPQLKYIYLRHKNQHIDDPLVRYALDNLKKERMKYYELYKAINTLSDYAENEHIKYMLNYVRNYFETVQAKEEAIRQIEDRIKRDSVDFYKEHPEDSVQYDKLLNQNLKALLSFMDQDVNYQWLKEKSRDSVQITLLSASNRPKNLWLNTGKTQYYRFMAENFIGDTIGTWVKVMPRGNQLKFFLDENVYQYQKYSEPKEIVEECLLEAPDSMYFVLSEMKIGKITKRRWMYYSDVTFSFGQGFISSNWASGGENSLSILSDIKYFATYKKNNTTWENSIRYRLGALKSGSEDLSKNEDKLELQSKLGIKAFKHWNYATQFDMNTVLFKTKNNPDKEVIAAFLTPGNFTLSLGLDYKPKNNISLYLSPIAGQWVYMRDTNLVAPSRYGLEIGKKFKSDAGAKIELKNQHELFKFLKIDNHLIIFSSYYEQPEKLTLDWRLTLNFKINYFMQTSVYANAVYNQNDSKKIQLKQTLNLGVYFRF; translated from the coding sequence GTGCCTAAATTGTCACATTCTTACGTGTTACCATTGAAACATAACAAGAGAGATTCTCTTTATCATACACGGCCTCAACTCAAGTATATTTATTTACGCCATAAAAATCAACATATTGATGATCCGCTTGTTCGTTATGCATTGGATAACTTGAAGAAAGAAAGAATGAAATATTATGAGTTATACAAGGCCATCAACACGTTAAGTGATTACGCTGAAAACGAACATATTAAATATATGCTCAATTACGTGAGAAACTACTTTGAAACGGTACAGGCAAAAGAAGAGGCGATTCGTCAAATTGAAGATCGTATTAAAAGAGACAGTGTCGATTTTTATAAAGAACACCCGGAAGATTCCGTACAATACGATAAACTGTTGAACCAGAACTTGAAAGCCTTACTCTCTTTTATGGATCAGGACGTGAATTATCAATGGTTGAAGGAGAAAAGTCGTGATTCCGTACAAATCACCTTACTATCAGCCTCTAATCGTCCTAAAAACTTGTGGCTTAATACCGGTAAAACACAATATTATCGTTTTATGGCAGAGAATTTTATTGGTGACACCATAGGAACCTGGGTGAAGGTAATGCCGCGAGGAAATCAACTGAAATTCTTCCTGGATGAAAATGTTTATCAATATCAGAAATATTCAGAGCCTAAAGAAATTGTTGAGGAATGTCTTCTGGAAGCCCCTGACTCAATGTATTTTGTACTATCGGAAATGAAAATTGGAAAAATAACCAAAAGGCGCTGGATGTACTATTCTGACGTAACCTTCTCTTTCGGACAAGGTTTTATCAGTAGTAACTGGGCCAGTGGCGGTGAAAACTCTCTGTCAATTCTCTCCGATATAAAGTATTTTGCAACATATAAAAAGAATAACACAACGTGGGAAAACTCGATCCGTTATCGTCTGGGAGCCTTAAAAAGCGGTAGCGAAGATTTGAGTAAAAATGAAGATAAGTTGGAGCTCCAATCGAAACTGGGAATAAAGGCTTTTAAACATTGGAATTACGCCACACAGTTCGATATGAATACAGTGTTGTTCAAGACAAAGAATAATCCCGATAAAGAGGTTATTGCAGCCTTTTTGACTCCGGGAAATTTTACCTTATCTCTAGGTTTGGACTATAAACCCAAAAATAACATTTCTTTATACCTGTCCCCTATCGCCGGACAATGGGTATATATGCGTGATACAAACCTCGTTGCTCCCAGCCGTTACGGTTTAGAAATAGGGAAAAAATTTAAAAGTGATGCGGGTGCTAAAATTGAATTGAAAAACCAGCATGAACTTTTCAAGTTCTTGAAAATAGACAATCATCTGATTATATTTTCCAGTTATTATGAACAACCGGAAAAATTGACATTAGACTGGCGGTTAACGCTGAACTTTAAAATCAATTATTTCATGCAGACTTCCGTCTATGCTAATGCTGTTTATAACCAGAATGATTCGAAAAAGATACAATTGAAACAAACATTAAACTTAGGAGTATATTTTAGATTTTAA
- the rpsR gene encoding 30S ribosomal protein S18 has product MAQNESEIRYLTPPTVEIKKKKYCRFKKAKIKFIDYKDPEFLKKFLNEQGKILPRRITGTSVKYQKKVATAVKRARHLALLPYLTDLMK; this is encoded by the coding sequence ATGGCACAGAACGAAAGCGAAATTAGATATTTAACCCCCCCAACGGTTGAAATCAAAAAGAAAAAGTACTGTCGATTCAAAAAAGCAAAAATCAAATTCATCGACTACAAGGATCCGGAATTTTTAAAGAAATTCTTGAATGAACAAGGAAAGATTCTTCCTAGAAGAATTACCGGGACTTCTGTAAAGTACCAAAAGAAAGTAGCAACCGCTGTGAAGAGAGCAAGACATCTTGCTTTGTTGCCCTACTTAACCGACTTGATGAAATAA
- the rpsF gene encoding 30S ribosomal protein S6, protein MNHYETVFITTPVLSEIQVKEAVEKFKAVITENGGNIEHEEAWGLRKLAYPIQKKTTGFYHLIQFEGEGTLVDKLETSYRRDEKVIRFLTFRLDKYAYEYALKRRAKNQVKQEEK, encoded by the coding sequence TTGAATCATTACGAAACCGTTTTCATCACAACTCCCGTTTTATCTGAAATACAGGTAAAGGAAGCGGTAGAAAAATTCAAGGCTGTTATTACCGAAAATGGCGGTAATATCGAGCACGAGGAGGCTTGGGGTCTACGCAAGCTGGCTTATCCAATCCAAAAGAAAACGACAGGTTTTTATCACTTAATCCAATTCGAAGGAGAAGGTACTCTAGTTGACAAACTGGAAACTTCTTACAGACGTGACGAAAAAGTGATTCGTTTCTTGACGTTCAGATTAGACAAGTATGCTTACGAGTATGCATTGAAAAGAAGAGCTAAAAATCAAGTAAAACAAGAGGAGAAATAA
- the gyrA gene encoding DNA gyrase subunit A, which produces MENVGEKIIKINIEEEMKSSYIDYSMSVIVSRALPDVRDGLKPVQRRVLYGMSELGVTSGKPFKKSARIVGEVLGKYHPHGDSSVYMAMVRMAQSWSLRYPLVDGQGNFGSVDGDSPAAMRYTEARLMKVTEDTLVDLDKDTVDMIPNFDESLKEPSVLPTKIPLLLVNGASGIAVGMATNMPPHNLRDTIDAICAYIDDRDIEIDDLIRIIKAPDFPTGGTIYGYAGVKEAYHTGRGRVVVRSKTSVETTPHGREKLIVHEIPYMVNKAELISRIADLVNEKKIDGISNINDESDRSGMRIVIDLKKDAIANVVLNTLLKHTALQTSFGVNNIALVGGRPRLLNLKDLIRLFVEHRHDVITRRTQFELKQAEDRAHILEGLIIASDHIDEVIRIIRASKTPEEAKNNLIERFSLTEVQARAIVEMRLRQLTGLEQDKLRAEYDDIMKLIEHLKEILASLELRMQIIKDELLQVKAQYNDERKTDIVYASEEFNPEDFYADEEMVITISHMGYIKRTPLSEYKVQNRGGVGSKGSATRDEDFLEHMIMATMHNTMLFFTEKGKCFWLKVWEIPEGTKQSKGRAIQNLLNIEPDDKVKAYINILNLKDEEYINNNYIVLCSKQGIVKKTTLEAYSRPRANGVNAITIKDGDQLLDAKMTNGKCDIMIAVKSGKAIRFPEEKVRPMGRTASGVKGISLDNEGDEVIGMICIESGKSDVLVVSENGYGKRSSIEDYRITNRGGKGVKTINMTEKTGNLIALLDVTDEDNLMIINKSGLTIRLDVSTLRVMGRNTQGVRLINLRNDDAIAAVAKVSASKEENLPEEGQEGTEVADSNDEE; this is translated from the coding sequence ATGGAAAACGTCGGAGAAAAAATTATCAAGATCAACATCGAGGAGGAGATGAAATCTTCGTACATTGACTATTCAATGTCGGTGATTGTGTCGCGTGCATTACCTGATGTTAGGGACGGTTTGAAACCGGTACAGAGAAGGGTATTATATGGAATGAGCGAATTGGGTGTTACGTCTGGTAAACCATTCAAAAAGTCAGCGAGAATTGTCGGAGAGGTACTCGGAAAGTACCACCCTCATGGTGATAGCTCGGTTTACATGGCGATGGTACGTATGGCTCAAAGTTGGTCTTTACGTTATCCGCTGGTTGACGGACAAGGAAACTTCGGTTCCGTGGATGGAGATAGCCCCGCGGCAATGCGTTATACTGAGGCTCGTTTGATGAAGGTAACCGAGGACACGTTGGTGGATTTGGATAAGGATACCGTGGACATGATTCCGAACTTCGACGAATCATTAAAAGAACCCAGCGTTCTACCCACTAAAATTCCGTTGTTACTCGTGAATGGTGCCTCAGGTATTGCGGTTGGAATGGCTACTAATATGCCTCCCCACAATCTGCGTGACACGATCGATGCTATTTGTGCTTATATTGATGACCGGGATATTGAAATAGATGACTTGATCCGGATCATAAAAGCTCCGGATTTCCCCACGGGAGGAACAATTTACGGGTATGCCGGGGTGAAAGAGGCATATCACACGGGAAGAGGTCGCGTGGTTGTGCGTTCGAAAACATCCGTGGAGACAACTCCTCATGGCCGGGAAAAACTGATCGTTCACGAAATTCCTTATATGGTCAACAAGGCAGAATTGATTTCTCGCATTGCTGATCTGGTGAACGAGAAAAAAATAGATGGTATCTCTAATATCAATGACGAATCCGACCGTAGCGGTATGCGTATCGTTATTGATTTGAAAAAAGATGCTATTGCCAATGTCGTACTGAATACATTATTAAAACATACGGCTCTTCAAACTTCTTTCGGGGTGAACAACATCGCGCTCGTGGGAGGTAGACCCCGTTTGTTGAATTTGAAGGACTTGATCCGGTTATTCGTGGAACATCGTCATGATGTCATTACACGGCGTACTCAATTTGAATTAAAGCAAGCGGAAGATCGGGCTCACATTCTGGAAGGTTTGATCATTGCCAGTGATCATATTGACGAAGTAATCCGGATTATCCGGGCATCTAAAACTCCGGAGGAAGCGAAGAATAATTTGATTGAACGTTTCTCCTTGACGGAGGTACAAGCTCGTGCTATCGTTGAAATGAGATTACGTCAACTAACAGGTCTGGAGCAAGATAAGCTAAGAGCCGAGTATGACGACATCATGAAATTGATCGAGCATTTGAAAGAAATTCTAGCTAGTTTAGAATTAAGAATGCAAATTATCAAAGATGAGCTACTTCAGGTGAAAGCTCAATATAACGATGAGCGTAAAACAGACATCGTTTATGCCTCTGAAGAATTCAACCCGGAAGATTTTTATGCCGATGAAGAAATGGTAATCACTATTTCTCACATGGGATACATCAAGCGGACTCCGCTATCCGAATATAAGGTTCAAAATCGCGGGGGAGTAGGTTCGAAAGGATCTGCCACGAGAGATGAAGATTTTCTTGAACACATGATTATGGCCACGATGCATAACACCATGTTGTTCTTCACTGAAAAAGGAAAATGTTTCTGGCTGAAAGTATGGGAAATCCCGGAAGGAACTAAACAATCCAAGGGTAGAGCTATCCAGAATTTATTGAATATCGAGCCGGATGATAAGGTGAAGGCTTATATCAACATCCTCAATTTGAAAGATGAAGAGTATATCAATAATAACTATATTGTATTATGCTCGAAACAAGGTATTGTGAAAAAAACGACCTTGGAAGCCTACTCTCGTCCGAGAGCGAATGGTGTGAATGCAATTACAATTAAAGACGGGGATCAACTGTTGGATGCAAAAATGACCAATGGTAAATGTGACATCATGATAGCGGTCAAATCCGGTAAAGCCATCCGTTTCCCGGAAGAAAAAGTTCGTCCGATGGGTAGAACTGCATCCGGGGTAAAGGGTATCTCGCTGGATAACGAAGGAGACGAGGTAATCGGTATGATTTGCATTGAATCCGGTAAATCCGACGTGTTGGTCGTGTCTGAAAATGGATATGGAAAACGTTCCAGTATCGAGGATTATCGTATCACCAATAGAGGTGGTAAGGGTGTTAAGACCATCAACATGACGGAAAAAACAGGTAACCTGATCGCCTTGCTTGACGTTACGGATGAAGATAACTTGATGATTATTAACAAGTCAGGATTGACGATAAGACTGGATGTTAGTACCTTGAGAGTTATGGGACGTAACACGCAGGGAGTGAGATTAATTAATTTGAGAAATGATGATGCTATTGCAGCAGTAGCGAAAGTATCCGCTTCGAAAGAAGAGAATCTTCCGGAAGAAGGGCAGGAGGGAACAGAAGTAGCAGATTCGAATGATGAAGAATAA
- the rplI gene encoding 50S ribosomal protein L9, which produces MEIILLTDIANLGHKDDIVDVKQGYGRNYLIPQGYAILATPSARKVVAENLRQRAHKEAKLKAEAEEIAAQLAEVKLTIGAKTSSTGKIFGSVNSIMISESLKEKGFDIDRKKIVLKDVKEIGTYTALIKLHREVKVDVEFEVVSE; this is translated from the coding sequence ATGGAGATAATATTATTGACAGATATAGCAAACTTAGGACATAAGGATGACATCGTTGATGTAAAACAAGGTTACGGACGTAACTACCTTATCCCTCAAGGTTACGCTATTTTAGCAACACCTTCAGCAAGAAAAGTTGTTGCAGAAAATTTAAGACAAAGAGCTCACAAAGAAGCTAAACTGAAAGCAGAGGCAGAAGAAATAGCAGCACAATTAGCTGAGGTTAAACTTACTATCGGAGCTAAAACCAGCTCTACCGGTAAGATCTTCGGTTCTGTTAACAGCATCATGATTTCTGAAAGTTTGAAGGAGAAAGGTTTCGACATCGACCGGAAGAAGATCGTGCTGAAAGATGTAAAAGAGATTGGAACTTACACCGCTCTTATCAAACTTCACAGAGAAGTGAAAGTTGATGTTGAGTTCGAAGTAGTTTCCGAATAA
- a CDS encoding nucleoid-associated protein encodes MMNFESCEINNIVIHDIGNKYEDGKLRLSESCFLPDDMDVHNLLKSYFLAPFKKDAYYRFAPIEDNLYHNLVYNAVNSIFEDNTNFYEASLNIAQHLFDQSNHPNIKAGELYMVHFKNCVLEEGPCDAIGIFKSETKDTFLKIIMNDNSYQLESESGINIKKLDKACLVFNVESENGYRVSILDKTNSTEAVYWTTDFLGLEQCEDNYFQTSNYLKLCKDFVQEVYNQENDIPKADQIDMLNRSIDYFKKADTFNENLFKEEVVSDPQIIDAFENFKNYYEEKNELALKDQFDVSNSAVKDEKRYFKHVLKLDKNFHVYIHGQKKYIEKGYDSDRDMNYYKLYFREEN; translated from the coding sequence ATGATGAATTTTGAATCCTGTGAGATCAATAATATCGTGATCCATGACATCGGCAATAAATACGAGGATGGAAAATTACGTCTCTCCGAATCTTGCTTTTTACCGGATGATATGGATGTTCACAACCTACTTAAAAGCTATTTTCTTGCACCTTTTAAGAAGGACGCCTATTACCGGTTTGCACCTATTGAAGATAATTTATATCACAATCTGGTGTACAATGCGGTTAATTCTATTTTCGAGGATAACACGAATTTTTACGAGGCTTCGTTGAATATCGCTCAACATTTATTCGACCAGTCAAACCATCCAAACATAAAAGCCGGAGAGTTATACATGGTCCATTTCAAGAATTGCGTGCTGGAAGAAGGCCCTTGTGATGCCATCGGTATTTTTAAATCAGAAACGAAAGATACTTTCTTGAAAATTATCATGAATGATAATAGCTATCAACTGGAAAGTGAATCGGGTATTAATATCAAAAAATTAGATAAAGCTTGCTTGGTCTTCAATGTCGAGAGTGAAAACGGTTACCGGGTAAGTATTTTGGACAAGACAAACTCCACGGAGGCTGTTTACTGGACGACCGATTTCTTGGGATTGGAACAATGCGAAGATAACTATTTCCAGACATCCAATTACTTGAAACTCTGCAAAGATTTTGTTCAAGAGGTTTATAATCAGGAAAATGACATTCCCAAAGCAGACCAAATCGATATGCTTAACCGTTCGATTGATTATTTCAAAAAAGCGGATACTTTCAATGAAAACTTGTTCAAAGAAGAAGTTGTTTCCGATCCGCAGATTATCGATGCTTTTGAGAATTTCAAAAACTATTATGAAGAAAAGAACGAACTCGCGTTAAAAGACCAGTTTGATGTATCAAATAGTGCGGTAAAAGACGAAAAAAGATACTTTAAACACGTGTTGAAATTGGACAAGAACTTTCACGTTTATATTCACGGACAAAAAAAATACATCGAGAAAGGGTATGACTCGGACCGGGATATGAATTATTACAAGCTGTATTTTAGAGAAGAAAACTAA
- the mltG gene encoding endolytic transglycosylase MltG, with protein sequence MNKKIRRFVIILGVLAIIFLACVGLGYYYILAPNTSVKDDGIVYLRDSSTISQVIDTLRRHGYIENAHTPSVVARLKRFSSPVKPGRYKIQDGMNNNELINMFRSGNQYPVYFTFNNMRTLAEFAEEAHEELGTSKEELLTLLKDSDVLADLGFDSTTIMAMFIPNTYQIYWNTPALDLLKRMKREYHRFWNEDRMAKASAIGLSPEEVITLASIIEEETVKPEEYPVIAGVYINRLNRGIKLDACPTLKFVLGDFTISRILDRYLKIDSPYNTYMYAGLPPGPIRMASIKVIDSVLNYQKHDYLYFCAKSDFSGYHNFSKTLRQHNIYAREYHQELNKRKIWR encoded by the coding sequence ATGAATAAAAAAATCAGGAGATTTGTTATCATATTAGGAGTACTGGCAATAATCTTTCTCGCTTGTGTGGGATTGGGATATTATTATATTTTAGCTCCAAACACGAGTGTCAAAGATGACGGTATTGTTTACTTGCGCGATAGTAGCACTATATCACAAGTGATTGATACCTTGCGACGGCACGGGTACATCGAAAATGCACACACCCCCAGCGTGGTTGCCAGACTCAAACGTTTTTCTTCACCCGTGAAACCCGGAAGGTATAAAATTCAGGATGGGATGAATAATAACGAGTTGATCAATATGTTCCGTTCCGGTAATCAATACCCGGTTTACTTCACGTTTAATAATATGCGAACGCTGGCTGAATTTGCCGAGGAAGCTCATGAAGAATTAGGTACTTCCAAAGAAGAATTGCTAACGCTGCTGAAAGATTCTGATGTGCTTGCCGATTTAGGATTTGATTCTACCACGATCATGGCCATGTTTATCCCGAATACCTATCAGATCTATTGGAATACCCCGGCTCTTGATTTGTTGAAACGAATGAAAAGAGAATACCATCGTTTCTGGAATGAAGACCGAATGGCAAAAGCATCTGCAATTGGGCTTTCCCCGGAAGAAGTGATCACGTTAGCCTCTATCATCGAAGAAGAGACCGTGAAACCGGAAGAATACCCAGTCATCGCCGGCGTTTACATCAATCGGTTGAACCGGGGAATTAAATTGGATGCTTGCCCGACACTGAAATTCGTGTTGGGAGATTTCACGATAAGCCGTATATTGGATCGTTACTTGAAGATCGATTCCCCTTATAATACGTATATGTACGCCGGACTTCCCCCGGGACCGATCCGGATGGCTTCCATCAAGGTCATTGATAGCGTGTTGAATTATCAAAAACATGATTATCTGTATTTCTGCGCTAAAAGTGACTTTTCCGGGTATCATAATTTTTCGAAAACACTTCGGCAGCATAATATTTATGCCCGGGAGTACCATCAAGAATTGAATAAACGGAAAATCTGGAGGTAA
- a CDS encoding MBL fold metallo-hydrolase yields MRVTILGSGTSQGVPVIACECPVCQSTDENDKRLRSSAMIDLGDKKLIIDAGPDFRTQMLRAGVKDVTALLLTHEHKDHIGGLDDIRAFNWVKNGEVDIYCNQRTKDVISKDYDYAFAAFRYPGVPEMNIHVIGEAPFWIGDIKIEPITVMHYKLPVTAFRIDNFAYITDANFISEASMKKLKGVEYMVINALRKEVHLSHFTLNQAIDVVKTLHVKQAYITHIGHQMGLHEEVSRELPENIQLAHDMLSFEF; encoded by the coding sequence ATGAGAGTAACGATTTTAGGAAGTGGAACTTCACAAGGGGTTCCCGTTATTGCTTGCGAATGTCCTGTTTGTCAATCTACGGATGAGAATGACAAGCGTTTAAGGAGTTCTGCCATGATTGATCTTGGGGATAAAAAACTAATTATAGACGCGGGACCTGATTTCCGAACACAGATGCTACGGGCGGGTGTAAAGGACGTGACAGCTTTGCTGCTGACACATGAACACAAAGACCATATCGGGGGACTGGACGATATTCGGGCTTTTAACTGGGTCAAAAATGGCGAGGTAGACATCTACTGTAACCAGAGAACGAAAGACGTTATCAGTAAGGATTATGACTACGCTTTCGCAGCATTCCGTTATCCCGGTGTACCTGAAATGAACATTCACGTGATAGGTGAAGCCCCATTCTGGATTGGGGATATTAAAATAGAACCTATTACGGTGATGCACTACAAGCTCCCCGTGACGGCATTTCGTATTGATAACTTCGCTTATATCACGGATGCGAATTTCATATCGGAGGCAAGTATGAAAAAACTGAAAGGCGTCGAATACATGGTGATTAATGCCTTACGTAAAGAAGTCCACCTTTCTCACTTTACGCTGAATCAAGCCATTGATGTAGTGAAAACCTTACACGTGAAACAGGCCTACATCACGCATATCGGTCATCAGATGGGATTGCACGAAGAGGTCTCGCGGGAATTACCTGAAAATATACAACTGGCTCATGATATGTTATCATTTGAGTTCTAA
- a CDS encoding SDR family oxidoreductase: protein MQNKVVIITGASSGIGKALVYEFAKRGAKIAMGARNLDELQKIETDLKSRGIDALSVQTDVTRELDCKNLVEKTVERFGKIDVLVNNAGISMRALFEDLELDVIRRLMDVNFWGTVYCTKFALPYILKTKGSLVGIISVAGFLGLPGRTGYSASKFAVRGFLNTLRVENLKKGLHVLVAAPGFTASNIRKTALVADGHQQGDSPRAENKMMSAERCAQIIVNGVVKRKREIVMTLVEGKISVFLSKWFPSLLDKLAYSHMAKEPDSPFK from the coding sequence ATGCAAAATAAAGTTGTAATTATTACAGGAGCTTCTTCTGGCATAGGTAAAGCGCTTGTTTATGAATTTGCAAAACGTGGAGCAAAAATTGCCATGGGAGCTCGGAATTTGGATGAATTACAGAAAATCGAGACAGATTTAAAATCTCGGGGTATTGATGCCCTTTCCGTTCAAACGGATGTTACTCGGGAGTTGGATTGTAAAAATCTGGTTGAGAAAACAGTTGAACGATTTGGTAAAATTGATGTTCTTGTAAACAATGCCGGAATATCCATGCGTGCGCTATTTGAAGATTTGGAACTGGATGTCATCCGGCGTTTAATGGATGTGAATTTTTGGGGAACGGTTTATTGTACCAAATTTGCTCTACCTTATATATTAAAAACAAAAGGTAGTTTAGTCGGAATTATCTCTGTTGCCGGTTTCTTGGGACTACCCGGAAGAACCGGATATTCTGCTAGTAAATTTGCCGTGCGCGGATTCTTGAATACATTGCGAGTTGAGAATTTAAAGAAAGGATTGCATGTTCTTGTTGCCGCTCCGGGATTCACGGCGTCTAACATACGAAAAACAGCTTTAGTAGCAGACGGACATCAACAAGGCGATAGCCCGCGGGCAGAAAATAAAATGATGAGTGCAGAAAGATGCGCTCAAATAATTGTAAATGGTGTTGTGAAACGCAAACGGGAAATTGTGATGACACTGGTTGAAGGAAAAATATCCGTGTTTTTAAGCAAGTGGTTCCCTAGCCTGTTGGATAAACTTGCTTACAGCCACATGGCTAAAGAACCTGATTCACCGTTTAAATAA